A single region of the Leisingera thetidis genome encodes:
- a CDS encoding gamma-glutamylcyclotransferase, which translates to MTMRVFGYGSLLWNPGFPVARREVAVLHGYARSFCMTSIHHRGTEDRPGLVLALDAAEGAHCKGLALSVEAGHEEQTLAELRERELISSAYVERDLEVELADGRLATAVTYVIDPHHVQYCGGLSLEEQAQMIAHAAGGRGPNTEYLYNTAAHLAEIGLHDRDLDWLAGRVREITA; encoded by the coding sequence ATGACCATGCGGGTATTCGGATACGGATCACTTCTTTGGAACCCGGGCTTTCCGGTGGCGCGGCGCGAGGTGGCGGTGCTGCACGGCTATGCGCGCTCCTTCTGCATGACCTCGATCCACCACCGCGGCACCGAGGACCGCCCCGGCCTGGTGCTGGCGCTGGATGCGGCCGAGGGCGCCCATTGCAAGGGGCTGGCGCTGTCGGTCGAGGCAGGCCACGAGGAACAGACCCTGGCGGAGCTGCGCGAGCGCGAGCTGATCTCCTCGGCCTATGTGGAGCGCGACCTGGAGGTGGAACTGGCGGACGGCCGCCTGGCCACCGCCGTCACCTATGTGATCGACCCGCACCATGTGCAGTACTGCGGCGGCCTCAGCCTCGAGGAACAGGCGCAGATGATCGCCCATGCGGCCGGCGGGCGCGGCCCCAATACAGAATACCTCTATAATACCGCCGCGCATCTGGCAGAGATCGGCCTGCATGACCGGGATCTGGACTGGCTGGCCGGCCGCGTGCGGGAAATCACCGCATAA
- a CDS encoding DUF2125 domain-containing protein has protein sequence MRLAKLLIAAVAVWSLYWAAAAWGLRSGIAAWFAEQERRGWQAEFSALETSGYPTRHRTRIRRPALADPGTGTAWRADWLDLASPAAWPGNLDLHFPASPQRLSYFDRTAVITAQGLQAGLNLAPGAALELKEMALVSGPWQIARTGETVLSGAALDLNMVQAGSPGSYRITAEAKDFAPRAAWRRLLAASSALPERFDALALEMTVGFDKPWDRSALEQQRPQPRRIGLKLAEARWGDLRLKAAGALTVDEHGMPEGEIALQAENWRGLVLMAERTGALPPSLRGTVERVLGLLAEAGGNPHDLDLVLGFADGHVTLGPLPLGRAPRLIIR, from the coding sequence ATGCGCCTGGCAAAACTGCTGATTGCTGCTGTGGCGGTGTGGAGCCTGTATTGGGCGGCGGCGGCCTGGGGGCTGCGCAGCGGCATCGCAGCCTGGTTTGCAGAACAGGAGCGGCGGGGCTGGCAGGCCGAGTTTTCCGCTCTTGAGACCAGCGGCTACCCCACCCGCCATAGAACCCGGATCCGCCGCCCGGCGCTGGCGGATCCGGGCACCGGCACCGCTTGGCGTGCGGATTGGCTGGATCTGGCAAGCCCTGCGGCCTGGCCCGGAAACCTGGACCTGCATTTTCCGGCCTCCCCGCAGCGGCTGTCCTATTTCGACCGGACCGCGGTGATCACGGCGCAAGGTTTGCAGGCCGGGCTGAACCTGGCGCCGGGTGCGGCGCTGGAGCTTAAGGAAATGGCGCTGGTCTCCGGGCCCTGGCAGATCGCGCGCACCGGCGAGACGGTGCTGAGCGGTGCCGCGCTGGACCTGAACATGGTGCAAGCCGGCAGTCCCGGAAGCTACCGGATCACCGCCGAGGCAAAGGATTTCGCACCGCGCGCGGCCTGGCGGCGCCTGCTGGCGGCCAGCTCTGCCCTGCCGGAGCGTTTCGATGCGCTGGCGCTGGAGATGACAGTGGGTTTTGACAAGCCCTGGGACCGGTCGGCGCTGGAGCAGCAGCGGCCGCAGCCGCGCCGGATCGGCCTGAAACTGGCAGAGGCCCGCTGGGGGGATCTGCGGCTCAAGGCGGCCGGCGCGCTGACCGTGGATGAGCACGGCATGCCGGAGGGCGAGATCGCCCTGCAGGCGGAGAACTGGCGCGGGCTGGTGCTGATGGCCGAACGCACCGGCGCCCTGCCGCCCTCCCTGCGCGGCACCGTCGAGCGGGTGCTGGGCCTGCTGGCGGAGGCCGGCGGCAACCCGCATGATCTCGACCTCGTCCTGGGGTTCGCGGACGGCCATGTCACGCTCGGCCCGCTGCCGCTGGGCCGCGCGCCGCGTCTGATCATCCGCTGA